The genomic segment TTCCTGGCACTCAGCGTAGAACACTTGCATTGTGTTTTTGAACATAGCAGTTGAGCATGTTCTTTCTGTGTGGtattttttttactacaaaTCACAGGGTGCATCTGAGAAGGTTATTTTAGCAGGAGATAAAGACTTGCTTATGCCACTCTTGAAACTGTCCTACCAGACAAGGTGGCATTGCCTGCTGTTAATGGAACTTCCATTATTATGAAACTGCAAATGATGACTTTGTGGAGACTATTTGATCTTATTTGACCACAATTGTTGATTGAATTTAACCAGTGACACTATGTTTAGTGAGGTCTAATTTATGTATACTTTCCATAAAGGTATAACTGGTCTGTCTATCCTTGGTGGGTAGAGACCTCACCGCCTACCTTGcccatctctcctctctctcttttgccttTAAATGTGACGTTACATGTGAGTCTTTGCTAAAATATTGACCACTTGAGATAAAATTCCTGTAAAGTGTTATTTTAAATTCTGATTTTTGgtgatttctttttattttttggtgaGCATCACACTGCCAAAATTATGAATGGTTAATTATATACTAATCAACTATTATCTGTGGTAAATTATCCAACAGTTCAATAGTCAGCAGATGGTCCCAGAAACATGACAAGTTTTCATTGTTTCAGTGGCCGGCACAATCCCCCGACCTCAACTCTTTGGAATGAGATCAAAGGATCTGTTCATGCAAGACTGCAGCTGTCCAGTTTGCAACAGCTGCACAACATAATTTCTGCATACTGCAACATTTTTGCCAATGCAGTAGAAACCATGCCCAGAAAACGTCTTGCTGTTATGAAGGCCAAAAGAGGCATAACACACGGCTTGAGAGGTGAAACTAATAAACTGGGAAAGCTAAACTCATTGACATTCCCAATTCAGTCCTTAAGTCCTTGCAGTCAATCACAATTTCaagttattgatttatttacaaaGGAAATTGGTCATTGTGCAGCCAaactacactatactgccaaaagtatttgctcgtctgccttcacacgcatatgaacttgagtgacatcccattcttaatccatagggtttaatatgaagttggcccaccctttgcagctataacagctacagctcttctgggaaggctttccacaacatTTAGGagtatttatgggaatttttgaccattcttccagaagcgcatttgtgaggtcagataatGGTGTtagacaagaaggcctggctcacagtctctgctctaattcatcccaatgCTGTTCtttagggttgaggtcaggaatcTGTGCAGTCAAGGACTCTGTcagttaagttcttccacaccaaactcattttacctcattttatgtggcctaattgttgtcattcccaattgcttccactttgttataataccactgacagttgactgtggaatatttagtagcaaggaaattgaCTGAAAAATTACTaaacttgttgcacaggtggcatcctatgatgGTACCATGCTgaaatgtttgtaaaagcagtctgcatgcctaggtgttttatacacctttggccatggaagtgattgcaatacctgaattcagttattttgatgggtgactgaatacttttggcaatgtagtgtacaTGCATCCTAATGACCATGCAGTGATTATTCTTACCTACAAAACGTTTTTTTCCCATTGCGTCCACATCAGAGACAGGAACGGAACTGAATACAGAGGAGTTGTCAAAACGGCTGCCTGAAAAATTTGAGTATGCATGGAGATAAAGAAAAATTCAGCAACAAAGACATTTGAACTCTGATGTTTCTATTCAGAGTATTCTGTTTTGAAGCATAGAGTATATCCTTTTGGGAGTAAAATAGTGTTCTGGTCTTTGCCAGATCTGCAAAGAAAAGCACATTCATCTACCATTTCCACAGCACCCAGTACagtctttcactcactcactgtcactATTCAGTCTGTTTCAATCACCAACTGGTGTCTGTAAATGATTCTGATAAGAGCAATTTCATACCGTTAAAGGCAAAAATGAGTGTGCTTGTTGGTGTTGGCTTTTGATAATCTGGTACTTCTGTGGCAGGAGCAACATGGGGCTTCAGACTTAGCAGTGTATCCATCTCCAGTTGCTTCAGATCAGTTACTTTATctgctgaataaaaaaataatttatcaGTCATAGAGTATGCAATTGAAGCATTGATGTTAAAGAAGAAGATCAGTTTTGAAAGTTTAGGCTGTTAAAAGGTGTGTAataatgtgtatgtatttaCTTTGCTCTTTTCTGTTTTACTCTCACCCTTGTCTATTGGCTTTTCCACCTGGTTTGGCCCCTTCTTCTTTGCAGTCCGAGACCGTTTTGGTCCTAGAACACAAATTCTGCAGATAAGCATTTCTGTATTTCATAATGGATGCGATAGcaggaactgaagtgtggacAGCAGGTTTGGAATatcaaaacatcaaacatttgtGCTGTGACTGAAGGAAGACAATATAAACTAACAAAGGCTGTTAGTGTAATGTTGTTACTGGATGATGAGTTGAGAAAATTAAAGTTAAGTGATTAAAACGTCTGTGACATAATTCAGCAGTGCTGATATTTTTTACTAAAATCCTACCTCTATAGAGGACCAAAAATAGCTAAGTGTATATACTGGAGCACATTTATGAAAAATTCATAAAGTATTTTTTGTGCACCACATTCAGAGGGACTGCATTGaagaagaatgtgttgttttgggGTACAATCAGGGCAGCTCTCTGTGTGCCACTATGCCAGTGTCCTCACAACCAGAGTGTTATATTTGTCCCAGGCAGGAAGCGGTAATGTTGGCCAATCCATGAACACTGAAACTACTGTCAGAAATTGAAAGAGACTGGTTCCTTAGCCAGGACAAAGAACCAAATCACTATTATACAGAACTTTACTTGTAAAGATCCCtcatttgggggcagtcgtgggctggaggttagggaactggccctgtgaccggaaggttgccggttcaatccccagcaccgacagtccatgactgaggtgtccttgagcaagacacataacccccaattgctccccgggcgccgtggatagggctgcccaccgctccgggcaagtgtgctcactgccccctagtgtgtgtgtggtgtttcacttgcatgcatggatgggttaaatgcggagatggaatttccccggttgtgggatcaaaacagtatcacttaagcACTTACTTAACTTTACTTGTAAAGATCCCTCATAAGTTCTCCAATAACTCTCTGATTAGGTTTAACAAAGATTATGAATAGTGATCCACCTCATCAACTCAGTTGGATCAGATGGAGGGTGAAAATAccagacagacctggcagacccaaacatgttgtgaggatttgttgggaatgtctggcagaggaacctaccagaaagatatTCAACTCCCACATCTGACAAAGCTTCAACCGCATACCGAGGGAGGTCAGTGACATCGAGTCCAagtgggccctgttccgtgCCTCCATTGTCAATGCAGCGGATTGGAGCTGTGGCCGCAAACTTGTAGGTGCCTGTCGTAGTGGCAATCCTCGAACCCATTGGTGGACACCTCAGGTAAAGCaagccatcaagctgaagaaagagtcctatcgggcctggttggcttgtgggactctggaagcaaaagatgggtaccgaagGGCCAAGTGGGTCACAGCTTCAggggttgctgaggcaaaaactcgggcatgggagtttggtgaacccatggagaaagactatcgacaggcaccGAGATGGTTCTGGCAAACCGCCAGGCGCCTCAAGAGAGGAAAGCGGTTCCAATGTATACAGTGaggctggggggctgctgacttcgaccggggacgtcattggacagtggaaggaatacctcaaggatcttctcaatcccaccaatgattcttccctagaggaggcagagcttggagatccgagCGAGGGTCCATCCATCACTcaggctgaggtagccaaggtggttggaaaactccttggtggcacaGCAcggggggtggatgagatccgcccggaattcctgagggctctggatgtgtagggctgtcttggttGACACGCCTCTACAACATCGCATGGACATTTAGGGCTTGgaatggcagaccggggtggtggtccctctttttaagaaaggggaccggagggtgtgttccaactatggGGGGATCACACTTTTCAGCCTACCCGGCAAGGTCTATGCTGGGGTACTAGAGAAGAGAGTCCAACTGATAGTCAAATCTCAGTTACAAGAGGAACAATATGGGTTTTGCCCTAgttgtggaacactggagcagctttttatcctcacctgggtcctggagggtgcgtgggagttcgcccaaccagtccacatgttttgtggatttggagaaggcattcgactgcaTCCCTTGGgagatcctgtggggagtgctccgggagtaGGGGGTAAGGGGCTTGTTGTTAAGGGTCATTCAGTCCCTGtagagcaggagcttggttcgtatagccaACTGTAAgtcagattggtttccagttagggttggactctgccagggctGTCCATTGCTCgacgattcgggagaggctcggagtagagccgctgctcctccacgttgagagaagccagttgagatggttcgggcatctggtaaggatggcctctggatgcctccctagggaggtgttaaAGACATGTctgatggggaggagaccccggggaagacccaggacatgttggagggattataactctcgactgtcttgggaacgccacAGTATTCCTGAGGTGGCGGttgagagggaggcctgggcctctttgcttaggctgctgcccccgcaacccggACTTGGATAAGCGgatgatgatggatggatggatggatggatggatatatagtGATAGTTTTCTACTATGGACAATAGCATTACATTCagctttaaattttattttcagattttattgcATGCTAAAGATTGCAAAAGCACAATTATAAGAGGACAACCTAATTACAGTTGGGCTTGCTGTCATCTGTGTATCTACTTCAGATATGGTGTGCTCATTTTATCATAACCATTCACAGAGGAGATGAACATAAGGATAAAATCTGGGTAACTTTACCACACAAGTGTTGACTACATCAGAGGTAGATTAATCCTCTAATTGGGCTCAGTGTtatgagaaaggaaaagaaggagCTAGTTTCTCTTCAGTACTTTAGCTATGTTTTATCAGTAACTGATTTGTCATGGTCCTCCACTCAGCTTTGCAATGTTGGAAACCCTTTTTGacacaaacagcagagaaataTTGTTTTTGGCCTGAAATTATCCTGGACCACAGCTGTGTAGGAATTAGTTTCACTGTCAAAAAGATCCTCCCACAGCCAGTTTATAtggagcctggcctcttcctattatATCAACAAGACGGCAAAATGCAAGAGGGTGCCGGGAGTGAGTTCTTAATGAGTGAGATGAATTGAactaaaaagctaaaaacaaaaaagtcaaaattgtttctaatcacttgcttAAAAGTTTCCTataattttagaaagtaaaagtttgcatttcactaaaaaagcaaaggaaactTATGtgcatatttcctttttttttttacagcaaatgggttttgggcagcattATGCTAGCATATATGCAGGATCAGAAAACTTGAAGTGAGGAGAATTACCACCCTGTAATGTCTTCTTAAATGCTAGGGGGCGCtcctgagtgagtccaaaattaATAAgttaatatggagcatttgagcaaaatcagttTGTAAAGgcttaaatattttacatataaaaaatacattcaatttctcaacaaaaaacagcataaaaaattTAACACTCATTAGTGCTGGGGTCATAAATTGCTCTAATTTGTGCAAACTATGCAAATGATGCCAGCATTATATTTAACCTCAAGATAAAGACTCCAGCTTTATCTCTCCTTAACCTCTCTTTAACTTAAATCTGATCAGGAAACTCTTGACAGCTCCAGACATTTAAATCAAGTATGTTCTTTTCTGCATCGATAAAAAACTTTCTTATTATGTAGTCAGTGtacaaacactgcagaacatGCTGCTTCTTGGTCCATATTTCAGCTTTACTCAAATCTTAAAAGGAAGCAGTTacaacagaaaacagcagaacTGTGTTTAGCTTAGCTGCTACTACTCAGCAATGCCTGACTAGCTAGCCTAAGCCCTCCTTTGTTTACAAGTagcatcaaatacaaaatgagtgaatatttgcaaaaaataaagtttatccatttgaacattaaatatattgtctttgtagtgtatataattgaatataggttgaaaaggatttgcaaatcatcgcattctgtttttatttatgttttacacaatgtcccaacttcattggaattggggttgtaggttTCTCACCCATGGCCATGTCTGAAGTCAATATTTGAGACTTTTGAAATGAAGAAAGGTttgtatcatttaaaatgtttgctcATTTTACCAAGCTTAATCAATGCCTTGAAAAATTTGTCATCCAACCTCAGAAAGCATGTAGGCATATGTTAGCCTAGGCACTGGGACTGGTCTGCAGCTACACAGCTCCATATACAGCAAGGTAAGATGCAGTGTTGTGATACATTCCTACCGTAACCATCTTTAAAAATTTCAGTGACTTGTGCCACAGTAGGTCATCTGTCACTTCAGGTCAGATGGAAAAATCCATTGTTACCCTGGCAAATCAGTGAGCCTTGGGTGCCAATACCTTGTTGCTGATTTGTGGTTTGTCCCTTCTCAAACCACAGCCAGTaggtactcaccactgctgaccgGGAGCATCCCATAAGCCTTGCGGTTACAAGGATGCTCCAACCCTGTCTCCTGGCCATATTGATGTGGTCCTTGTCATAGTCACTCAGGTCTTCATGCCTGCCCATTTTTCCCACAGCCAACGCAACAACTTTGAGTACTGACTTGTCAACGACCATCTAATGTATCCCAGGCCTTGACATGTCACTTGTTCAGGACCTTAACCCTTCATCTTCCATGTTTCATGTAAACTTCACAATCCGGTGTTGACAAGAAAAGGATGGGTTTCCCCAGTAAGTCCTGATTCCACTCAGGGTTTTTGCCTTGTTCCCCTGGGATCTTTTCCTTGCACAAAACCTTTTCCTTGCACTAAAGACCTGAAGAAAAGGTTCCAGGACATTAGTGGACAAATAGAAGATATTCAGACCCATTGCTACCTTTCACAGAAGCAGTAAACCAATGACTCCAAGTGTAAGGGGTATAATATTATGGGAGATCACAAGAACCCCTGGGTAATATCTAAGGATCTGACATCTAAGagtccaacaaacaccaaacaagtTGGTGTGCAATGATAGCATGGAGGAAGTCAATTCTCTCCAGAAAGAACCTTGCTGCCTGTTTAAAGTTCCCAAAAGATCACCAGGATAAGCCAGATGACTACTGAAATAATGCTATGTGGCAAGTAAGGCATAAACAGATTTTTATGGCTTAAATAAGAAATGCTGTATTCCAGCTTAATGATTTCAACTGAGAAGCACAGTGTTGTCAGTATCATGGCTTTTTTTCTGCTATGGGACTATGATTGCCTTAAGAAATTCTACAGAAGAATGTCAGGGCATCTATCCATGAACTGACTCTGCAAGTCCACCAACTAATGCAGTTCTGTAAGGGGGAATAGGCCATGTTAATATGTTTGTCtcaccatttccaaacctctccttgtGGCAGCCcaattttatttgttgttaCCATTCAATGTCTGGTTTGAGTTATCAATACTTTGTTATGTTCAATCAgatgtgctggtgatggaattaAATAAATCCATAGTGATGGTTTGGGGCATCAGGAAGAATTTAAGAACCAAAGTTTGTACCACTAACTAGCTTACAAAAAGTTTTCCTACTTTTTTCTGtacttgtgtttatttgtatttttatagtatttttccTGACAGTGAAGTGCATTTTGTCCAAGAAAACAGCAAATAGTGGCACCCATTGGCATTTACTTTTTGCACTGTAagaattaaatggttctgtgcaggtacatttttttgttcactatggtacaagcaatgtaaatattccctcaaaggtacagcagtgatTTTAGGGTCCAATTAtgaaccttaaatatgtttttccaggtgaaaagtacagatTAGTACCatttcataatctaatgttttaaaacagaacaataaaataaaaaatatgcagATGAGATGGGGtatgtggagtcaatacaatttaggaaatataatttcaatggattatggtacagttacaTTCTCTGACTAAAGTTACCGAGATGTACGcttgaaggtaccaccccagtgacaagagtggTACTGCCCAAGTGACAGTTTAGCACCTTACTGAGAGTGCAATCTTCCTTTGATAACACAACAGCAATGCAATTTCACTTGTAATTCATAATATCTCTAGGTCTTCCAGGTTCCTGTCTTTTCTTTCAGACTCTCCAGCTCACtccatacattttctttggggttAGGTCAGAGGCTATGTCAAAAGCTTGATATTATGGTCAATGACTCACAATTTTATGTGGATTTGGATGcatgttttactttattgtcctgctgaaagatCCAACCACAAAGTTTTATCTTTTTAGCGAGGGCAGtcaaattttcatttaaatttactGCTACTTCATGGAGTGATGCCATGTATCCTAACAAGGTTTCCAGGGTTCCTTTAAAGACAAACATCTGCAAATATCATCTTTTTAGGTATGTTTGTTGACAAACAGCGCTCATCTGACCTACAAAATTCTCTTTAGGCCGTCCTTCCAAGACAGCTTGTTCACATAGAAGTGATACTTAGTTGTAGTTTTGGAGAATTGTGCCTCTCTAATCATCCTCAGCACTGTATATGGGGTCTTCCTGCAGTTTGATCTCATCACCTTTTTATACTCTAGTGAAACATTAAGTCGTGGATGGCCTTTTAGTTTCTTAACACTCAGGTGTactaaaaaaattcaaatatatgtatatcaaatatataattTCTAGGAATGCCACCAATTGTTACATGGTTTTGTTAAAgattaaagggtttttctattcTCAGACtaattttcatttcaatttaCTGTTAGGTTTTTCTCAGAATGTTTGTGTCATTGAACTAATTAaccacaaaaacatgtttttcatgaCCATAACTGTAGAGctggttgagagagagagagagagagagagagagagagagagagagagagaattacaTTAATGAGAATTAGAAACATTAGTGACTTGTAAATTACCAAGAAATTGCTTTGAAGGTTTAGTCATCGACAGTCCTTTATGCTcctcaccactgtgaactgaaaagaaaagaggtTGTTACTGGCACTCAgtacaaatgaaaacacattccagaaatatgacaaataacAGCAACAGCATGGTAAAATGATATAGCATGAACTGAAATGTTTATACTCAACATGATGCAGTTGATTGTGTGACAGAGAAGAAAAATTGCATGAGGGGAACTAATGAGCAATCTGAGGTAGAAGTTCAGAAACAACAAATCGACTCATATTGAATTTCCATTTCACAGTTTCAGCTGTCTCGTCTCTGTCATGGCTCTCATGTGAATTAATCAGATGTTCTGAAAAATTACCAGAGAGCCAGAGATGTACAATGTGAAACAGATTTCtggctatgtgtgtgtgtatgtctccCTGCAGAAAGAATTCTATAAATCAGTTTGGTTTCGATCTGTCTCTGACAGCCCCAAAAAGGCCCCTCACATATCTGCATCATTGAGCACATGTGGAGAAACGTGACCCACACAGACTCCCCCACACACACGTAAATACAGCTGAAAGTACAGCAGGACATAGTGTTAGATACATTGCTCAATTTTAGGAAGTTATGAGATTTTGTTACCCTTTGCTCTTTTCAAGGAGTTGTTTCTATTGATAGGGGTGACTCTCATTCTGTGGGGTTTAGTGACTGCAGGGACACACCCTCGGGCAGTCCCATTCCGTATCACTGTATGTGCAGAATGGCACGTCACTGAAGCAGAAGATGACAAGTTGCGCAAGATGCCTCGGCCTAGATAGACATAAACATGAGTGGCAATTTCACTATGACTGGATATGCCAGCAGTCCAGGTGATTGGGTGAGAATGATCAAGGTTCTGCTGAAAAGGACAAAAGCTGCTTATACTCTGTATGTGGGGGTGTGTGAGGGTGCCTGAGAGTCCTTTGGAGAAAGACAGATTAAACACTGAGACTGACAGAAAGTGATATACAGGAAAGGATGAGGACAGTGATGCCAACAGGTTAGATGAAAGAACATTCTGGAGAGGTGGTGCTTGTAGGAATACTTCACCAAAAATTATAATATTGCTTATAATGAATAATACTGTAGGGGCAAGTTAGCATTATGAGATAGTGCTAACTGGTTCCCATATTTCATTGACTGATAACAGCATTTTGGATTCAAGCATTCCCTTTAATGAGGAATGAGCATGGTGTAACAGCATGGTGCAGAGTTTGGTTGATTTGTAATGATAAGGCTTAAGGAATGTGGAGGAGATATATAGTAATTACAGCACAAAGTGGTGATGACACTGTGGTTAAGATTTTTTATGGAAGATCAGTTCAAACACTGTGTGGAGGTGATGTTTGGCAGCAGCCCGGTTTTGGTTGACTGCAGGGTGATGTGAAGTCATTCAGTTACATAGAAAGATGGTAGTAAAGACTATTAAGATTGGAGCCTCGACACATATTCTACATCTGTATTCTTTTCAAATTGTTCGCGCTATTATTAAGTTATCAGAATTGATTAGTAAACAGTAGGAGAATTTACCCGCTTTGTTGAGTTGGAGCATCTTGTTGACTGCCTCTGCCTGCTTTTCTGCCCGAGGTGAGTTTTGGTTGACATTAGATTTTGCTGTTGGCACCAGCTTTGAGTTGAATGGCTGAATAGACACATCAGGTGCATGTTTGGTGGGACTATGTGGACTATTAGTGACATAAGGCTTACTCTTGGGGGTGCTTTCAGTTTTGTCATATTGCAAATGTGTAGTGTTGTAATATTGTATTGTAGAGCTTGTTGGTTGATGATCTTGGTCTGGTACAGGTCGATGTTGAAATGTTGTGGATCTTTGGGGCTGTTTCCATAGTCTTGTTACTACATCAATTGCACTGGGTGTATCGTTGTTGTCATAAGGTGGATGTTGAGAAGTTATATGCTGTGATATAATGCTTTTTTGGGTGCTTGCTTTGGGCTTTGGCAAGGTTAGTGGTGTACTTCTTAAAAAAAGGTTAGTGTTTAATATCTGTTGATGTTCTGTTGTTGTGCTGACTTTGTAGTAAGTATTGGATTCTTGTGTAGGTTTTGGTTGGATTAAGGTAGGTTGTTGCTTGGTCATGTAGATATTTTCTGGAGATGTAGTAGGttgttgaattttgttgggttgtTTTTTGGTTGTCCAAGGTTGAGTTAATATCAGAGTGCCTTGTTCGGTTATGGTGTTTGGTTTGGTGAGGATTTGTTGTTGGATTGTTCTGACTAGGGGTTGTGCTGTGCtggattttttttgcatttttctggATTGGCTTAGTCTTGGCATTTGGGTTGTTCTGGGTGTTGTAAATGGCATGGGTTGGGTTGTCATAAATTGGAATTGAGATGTGCTGGGTTGTTGTTTGACTGTGCTTTTCTGGGTTTGGGTAATACTGTTCTGGACTTGAGTTGTCTTGGATTGGGGTTGAGTTGTTCTGTTTTGGGGTTGGACTGttgtggggtggggtggggttaCGATGGCTTGAGATTTGGTTGTGTTGGATTGGGATCGGTGGTTTGTGCTGTGTTTATGGTGGCTTTTCCTGGGGTTTTCTGTGGTTGCTCTGGGTTTTGTTGGACTGGGCTTTTGGGGGATTGTTTCAGGCTTAGATTGATATATACTGACATGCAATTGGACTGTGCTAGGTTGAGTTGTTCTAGGTTGGGGTTGAGTTGTGATGGGCTGGGTTTGGATTGTGCTAGGTTGGGGTTGAGTTATGATGGGCTGGGATTTGGTTCTGTTAGGCTGGGAATGGGGgtttgtgctgtgtttatattgacCTTTGCTGGGTGCTTGCTGTGTTGTTCTGAGGTTTGTTGAACTGGGGTTTGGGGTTATTTGGGCCTTATATTGGACTGTTTTCACATGCAATTGAACTGTACTTTGCATAATGCTAGGCTGAGATTGGGTTGTGGTAGTTTGAGGCTGGCTGGTAGTGGGTTGGAGTTGACCTATGCTATGGAACTCAGTCATTTTTAGGTGGTTTGTACTGAGGTGAGTGTTGATTTTGTTAGGAACAATTTCAGGTATGCTGGGGTGGCTTTTGGTTGTGCTGGTTTGGGTTTCAGTTGTGTTCAGTTTTATATTTGTAGTACTTGGTTGGGTTTCAGTTGTGCTTGCCAGGGTTTTGCTCTGGCTCAAATGGATTTTTGTAGTGCTCAGCTGTATTTTAGTGCTGATCGTTGTGCTTGATAGGATTTCAGTGGTAGGTTTAGTTTCTATTGTGCTTGTTGTGGATTGGGAtgtgtggtggtgttgttgaGAAGTTCTGGAAAGAGGTGATGTAGTAGATTGTTGGGACTGAAATGTGTTAGTTGTCTTTGAAGGGGGTTGTCTCACAGCTGTATGAAAAAAGGTCTGGGTCAAGGATAGTGAATCTTCAGATGGGGGAGATGTTATGTCATCGCTTCCTGTTCCTGTTTAGAGAAGAGACATGACAGttcttttgagtgtgtgtgtatgtgtgtgtgtgtgtgtagacggCACTTCTTGACAGACAATACTAAGGCTGCAACAAATAATCTGTAAATTTGACAATTTTGataacaaaaatgttttgaaaaaggtAAAATCATTCCAACTTTGCAAAGTGAGCTGACTTAATAGCGTAATTTAGCTTAAATGTCTAGTTAATGGTAGACTTGGTGATAGACAACTATTTTAGGAGACTTAATTTACTAGCTATCATGCCCGTTATCCATTTCTTTGTTTATCTTAAGTCAATTGACATATTTTAAACTCTCATGAACTGTAGTAATACCCATACCAGAGTAAgaattaaagtaaaaatattgatatagaagaaaaaacagatatgaattcagcaaatagacCTGTGCCAGGTGATGGTGTATAGACCTACTGTGGAACAGCACTTAGTAatggcaaaaacacatttattgccACTTAAAATGAAGTTCATTGATTCAGGACTGCCATCTCTCAATTATGGATGTAATCTCATGGTCTTGTGCCACATGTTCTCACTAATTTTTATGTCTGTCCTCAAAACTACATTTAGATTAACCAAAACTAAGTTTTATACTACTGCTATCACTCTAGCTTTTAGTgatcacaaacacactgaaatgGTAATGACAGTTAGTCCTTAGCAGTCTATGGGTTTATTGGACCCATAGGAACTGTAAACTTCGTAATGATACATCAGTTTTATTCTCTATTGTCTGATACTGCTTATCAGCCagtagagaaaaaaatgaacaggtAAATGAAAACCTATAGTCATGTCAATTTAACACGATAAATAACAAGACAgctcttaaataaaataactgtaaaatCAAGGGCAACTTTCATAACTACATGCAGTCCCATAGCCTTTGCTCATATGCTGCAAAATGGTACCGAGGTCTACTTACAAACTGAACTAAAAGAAAGCTATCCTTATCT from the Pygocentrus nattereri isolate fPygNat1 chromosome 6, fPygNat1.pri, whole genome shotgun sequence genome contains:
- the LOC108432620 gene encoding target of Nesh-SH3 isoform X1 translates to MRNFLHIFIIISEVLILNFICASTLRVQRENMKVRINATDDTIILKFMRPHMDAKLEGYILGYGSSMFSKQFIQLPKNGEPYETEIDAEPKYLIAVKQVKANEVKKHCTEKVTLEKPLHLVIGSVTPTSVLLSWGTLLKTPYTETDLDDCIEEGEFTVRYRENEPSKQWNYQTCPTTSTVIDNLKPDTPYEFGVRADIDTISGAWSPPVMHNTADVDIHKLLEEKPAENRVRPQEPIIKTPQAFLPPVPGTGSDDITSPPSEDSLSLTQTFFHTAVRQPPSKTTNTFQSQQSTTSPLSRTSQQHHHTSQSTTSTIETKPTTEILSSTTISTKIQLSTTKIHLSQSKTLASTTETQPSTTNIKLNTTETQTSTTKSHPSIPEIVPNKINTHLSTNHLKMTEFHSIGQLQPTTSQPQTTTTQSQPSIMQSTVQLHVKTVQYKAQITPNPSSTNLRTTQQAPSKGQYKHSTNPHSQPNRTKSQPIITQPQPSTIQTQPITTQPQPRTTQPSTVQLHVSIYQSKPETIPQKPSPTKPRATTENPRKSHHKHSTNHRSQSNTTKSQAIVTPPHPTTVQPQNRTTQPQSKTTQVQNSITQTQKSTVKQQPSTSQFQFMTTQPMPFTTPRTTQMPRLSQSRKMQKKSSTAQPLVRTIQQQILTKPNTITEQGTLILTQPWTTKKQPNKIQQPTTSPENIYMTKQQPTLIQPKPTQESNTYYKVSTTTEHQQILNTNLFLRSTPLTLPKPKASTQKSIISQHITSQHPPYDNNDTPSAIDVVTRLWKQPQRSTTFQHRPVPDQDHQPTSSTIQYYNTTHLQYDKTESTPKSKPYVTNSPHSPTKHAPDVSIQPFNSKLVPTAKSNVNQNSPRAEKQAEAVNKMLQLNKAGRGILRNLSSSASVTCHSAHTVIRNGTARGCVPAVTKPHRMRVTPINRNNSLKRAKVHSGEEHKGLSMTKPSKQFLGPKRSRTAKKKGPNQVEKPIDKADKVTDLKQLEMDTLLSLKPHVAPATEVPDYQKPTPTSTLIFAFNGSRFDNSSVFSSVPVSDVDAMGKKRFVAPHVIYKTDKRPEEPCSVTHSLSFFPDEEVGDINVTGPPKNPPSNLTVVTVEGCSSFVILDWEKSDNETTEYEVTSSTKGPNGKEVSILTTNQTHTAVENLKPESSYEFTVTPKNELGSGPSSDPVTFSTESADPRVSEIPTGKNAIWSSFPFKADSYSECNGRQYVKRTWYRKFVGIQLCNSLRYKIYLSDSLKGKFYTIGDQTGYGEDHCQFVDSFLDGRTGGPLPPNQLPPTQGYFRAVRQEPVKFGLIGGSSHINYVAWYECGIPIPGSW